One Buteo buteo chromosome 31, bButBut1.hap1.1, whole genome shotgun sequence genomic region harbors:
- the LOC142026044 gene encoding uncharacterized protein LOC142026044 isoform X4, with product MEAPSGATEGTPKETAEAGPPAGRPYICSECGKAFGQWSKLERHRRSHTGERPNACGECGKRFAQRSHLAQHLRTHTGERPYKCGDCGKAFGWSSNLAQHRRTHTGERPYACAECGKAFSQSTNLVKHQRAHAGERPYACGQCRKAFYRSSDLLQHQASHSGERPYRCGQCGKSFAQRANLLKHGKTHGGEKPFRCGECGKGFVQSSELIQHQRSHSGEKPFACGECGKRFGHGATLAKHRRLHLGLQPHRCGECGRAFGLRSALARHQRAHGEERPFACGECGQAFALRSNLALHRRTHAGERPYRCGECGKAFGMSSTLVRHQRIHTGEKPYGCGECGRAFVRSAHLEQHRRTHTGERPYGCARCGRRFSQSSNLITHERVHLEEAHGAAQGRTSLEMSEGQPGSEASEGRPKTAVMEVQPSLEMSEVLPGSETRSKTAVMEVRPSLEMSEVLPGSEMQSKTAVMEVRPSLEVSEVLPGSETWSKTAAMEVQPSLEMSEVLPGSGGWPKTAVMEVRPSLEMSEVLPGSETLEGYPKTAMMEVRPSLEMSEGQPGLETLEGRPKTKTFGMQPSADTSEGQPGLETSEVLPGLETLEEHPKTERLGVRQGLETLEEHPKTKKLGVRQGLETTEGRPKAKTLGVQPRLKTPEVLEGLESPGEHPTLEMLGEHPKTKRLGVRQGLEMLEHPKTEKLGVRQGLETEHPKTEKLGVRQGLETLEEHPKTKKLGVRQGLEILEHPKTEKLGVRQGLEMEHPKTEKLGVRQGLDTLEEHPKTKKLGVRQGLEILEHPKTEKLGVRQGLEMLEHPKTEKLGVRQGLETTEGRPKAKTLGVQPRLKTPEVLEGLESPGEHPTLEMLEEHPKTKRLGVRQGLEMLEHPKTEKLGVRQGLETEHPKTEKLGVRQGLETEHPKTEKLGVRQGLEILEHPKTEKLGVRQGLEMLEHPKTEKLGVHQGLETLEHPKTEKVGVRQGLEMLEHPKTTKLGVHQGWETLEEHPTVETLGGRQGLEMTEGRPGLETSATQPETREKRPKPERLGVHQGLEMVEEHPKTERRPTAGGAPRGAGPPRGGASPQAPKVLRGRGGTPPCDAVG from the exons ATGGAGGCCCCGAGCGGAGCCACCGAGGGGACCCCGAAGGAGACGGCGGaag CCGGaccccccgccggccgcccctaCATCTGCAGCGAATGCGGCAAAGCCTTCGGCCAGTGGTCGAAGCTGGAGCGTCACCGGCGGAGCCACACGGGCGAACGCCCCAACGCCTGCGGCGAGTGCGGCAAACGCTTCGCCCAACGCTCCCACCTGGCCCAGCACCTCCGGACCCACACCGGCGAGCGGCCCTACAAATGCGGCGACTGCGGCAAAGCCTTCGGCTGGAGCTCCAACCTGGCCCAGCACCGCCGGACCCACACCGGCGAGCGGCCTTACGCCTGCGCCGAATGCGGCAAAGCCTTCAGCCAAAGCACCAACCTGGTGAAACACCAGCGCGCCCACGCCGGCGAGCGACCCTACGCCTGCGGCCAGTGCCGGAAAGCGTTTTACCGTAGCTCCGACCTCCTCCAACACCAAGCCAGCCACTCCGGCGAGCGACCCTACCGTTGCGGCCAATGCGGCAAGAGCTTCGCCCAACGCGCCAACCTCCTCAAGCACGGCAAGACCCACGGCGGCGAGAAGCCCTTCCGCTGCGGCGAGTGCGGCAAAGGCTTCGTCCAAAGCTCGGAGCTCATCCAGCACCAGCGCAGCCACAGCGGCGAGAAACCCTTCGCCTGCGGCGAGTGCGGCAAACGCTTCGGCCACGGGGCCACCTTGGCCAAACACCGGCGGTTGCACCTGGGCTTGCAGCCGCACCGCTGCGGGGAGTGCGGGCGAGCTTTCGGCTTACGCTCGGCGCTGGCGCGGCACCAGCGGGCCCACGGGGAGGAGCGACCCTTCGCCTGCGGCGAGTGCGGGCAAGCCTTCGCCCTCCGCTCCAACCTGGCCCTCCACCGGCGGACGCACGCCGGCGAGCGGCCCTACCGCTGCGGCGAATGCGGCAAGGCATTCGGCATGAGCTCCACCCTGGTGCGGCACCAACGCATCCACACCGGCGAGAAACCCTACGGCTGCGGGGAATGCGGCCGGGCTTTCGTCCGTAGCGCCCACCTGGAGCAGCACCGGCGGACCCACACCGGCGAGCGGCCCTACGGTTGCGCCCGTTGCGGCCGGCGCTTTAGCCAGAGCTCCAACCTCATCACCCACGAGCGGGTGCACCTGGAGGAGGCCCACGGGGCGGCGCAGGGGCGGACGAGTTTGGAGATGTCCGAGGGGCAACCGGGCTCGGAGGCGTCGGAGGGGCGGCCAAAGACCGCGGTGATGGAGGTTCAACCGAGTTTGGAGATGTCGGAGGTTCTACCAGGCTCGGAGACGCGGTCAAAGACCGCGGTGATGGAGGTTCGACCGAGTTTGGAGATGTCGGAGGTTCTACCAGGCTCGGAGATGCAGTCAAAGACCGCGGTGATGGAGGTTCGACCGAGTTTGGAGGTGTCGGAGGTTCTACCAGGCTCGGAGACGTGGTCAAAGACCGCGGCGATGGAGGTTCAACCGAGTTTGGAGATGTCGGAGGTTCTACCAGGCTCGGGGGGGTGGCCAAAGACCGCGGTGATGGAGGTTCGACCGAGTTTGGAGATGTCGGAGGTTCTACCAGGCTCGGAGACATTGGAGGGGTACCCAAAGACCGCGATGATGGAGGTTCGACCGAGTTTGGAGATGTCGGAGGGTCAACCGGGCTTGGAGACGTTGGAAGGGCGCCCAAAGACCAAGACTTTTGGGATGCAGCCAAGCGCGGACACATCGGAGGGTCAACCAGGCTTGGAGACGTCGGAGGTTCTACCGGGCTTGGAGACGTTGGAGGAGCACCCAAAGACCGAAAGACTTGGGGTGCGCCAAGGTTTGGAGACGTTGGAAGAGCACCCAAAGACCAAGAAACTTGGGGTGCGCCAAGGTTTGGAGACGACGGAAGGGCGCCCAAAGGCCAAGACGCTTGGCGTACAACCGCGTTTGAAGACGCCGGAGGTTCTGGAAGGTTTGGAGAGCCCCGGGGAGCACCCAACTTTAGAGATGTTGGGGGAGCACCCAAAGACCAAGAGACTTGGGGTGCGCCAAGGTTTGGAGATGTTGGAGCACCCAAAGACCGAGAAACTCGGGGTGCGCCAAGGTTTGGAGACGGAGCACCCAAAGACCGAGAAACTCGGGGTGCGCCAAGGTTTGGAGACATTGGAGGAGCACCCAAAGACCAAGAAACTTGGGGTGCGCCAAGGTTTGGAGATCTTGGAGCACCCAAAGACCGAGAAACTTGGGGTGCGCCAAGGTTTGGAGATGGAGCACCCAAAGACCGAGAAACTCGGGGTGCGCCAAGGTTTGGATACATTGGAGGAGCACCCAAAGACCAAGAAACTTGGGGTGCGCCAAGGTTTGGAGATCTTGGAGCACCCAAAGACCGAGAAACTTGGGGTGCGCCAAGGTTTGGAGATGTTGGAGCACCCAAAGACCGAGAAACTTGGGGTGCGCCAAGGTTTGGAGACAACGGAAGGGCGCCCAAAGGCCAAGACGCTTGGCGTACAACCGCGTTTGAAGACGCCGGAGGTTCTGGAAGGTTTGGAGAGCCCCGGGGAGCACCCAACTTTAGAGATGTTGGAGGAGCACCCAAAGACCAAGAGACTCGGGGTGCGCCAAGGTTTGGAGATGTTGGAGCACCCAAAGACCGAGAAACTCGGGGTGCGCCAAGGTTTGGAGACGGAGCACCCAAAGACCGAGAAACTCGGGGTGCGCCAAGGTTTGGAGACGGAGCACCCAAAGACCGAGAAACTCGGGGTGCGCCAAG GTTTGGAGATCTTGGAGCACCCAAAGACCGAGAAACTTGGGGTGCGCCAAGGTTTGGAGATGTTGGAGCACCCAAAGACCGAGAAACTCGGGGTGCACCAAGGTTTGGAGACGTTGGAGCACCCAAAGACCGAGAAAGTTGGGGTGCGCCAAGGTTTGGAGATGTTGGAGCACCCAAAGACGACGAAACTTGGGGTTCACCAAGGTTGGGAGACGTTGGAAGAGCACCCAACGGTGGAGACGCTTGGAGGGCGTCAAGGCTTGGAGATGACGGAAGGTCGACCGGGTTTGGAGACGTCGGCAACTCAACCGGAGACGAGGGAGAAGCGCCCAAAGCCGGAGAGACTTGGGGTGCACCAAGGGTTGGAGATGGTGGAGGAGCACCCCAAGACCGAGAGGCGCCCAACTGCGGGGGGGGCACCCCGAGGTGCTGGACCCCCGAGGGGCGGAGCTTCTCCCCAGGCCCCGAAAGTCCTGAGGGGGCGGGGAGGGACCCCGCCCTGCGACGCCGTTGGCTGA
- the LOC142026044 gene encoding uncharacterized protein LOC142026044 isoform X1: MEAPSGATEGTPKETAEAGPPAGRPYICSECGKAFGQWSKLERHRRSHTGERPNACGECGKRFAQRSHLAQHLRTHTGERPYKCGDCGKAFGWSSNLAQHRRTHTGERPYACAECGKAFSQSTNLVKHQRAHAGERPYACGQCRKAFYRSSDLLQHQASHSGERPYRCGQCGKSFAQRANLLKHGKTHGGEKPFRCGECGKGFVQSSELIQHQRSHSGEKPFACGECGKRFGHGATLAKHRRLHLGLQPHRCGECGRAFGLRSALARHQRAHGEERPFACGECGQAFALRSNLALHRRTHAGERPYRCGECGKAFGMSSTLVRHQRIHTGEKPYGCGECGRAFVRSAHLEQHRRTHTGERPYGCARCGRRFSQSSNLITHERVHLEEAHGAAQGRTSLEMSEGQPGSEASEGRPKTAVMEVQPSLEMSEVLPGSETRSKTAVMEVRPSLEMSEVLPGSEMQSKTAVMEVRPSLEVSEVLPGSETWSKTAAMEVQPSLEMSEVLPGSGGWPKTAVMEVRPSLEMSEVLPGSETLEGYPKTAMMEVRPSLEMSEGQPGLETLEGRPKTKTFGMQPSADTSEGQPGLETSEVLPGLETLEEHPKTERLGVRQGLETLEEHPKTKKLGVRQGLETTEGRPKAKTLGVQPRLKTPEVLEGLESPGEHPTLEMLGEHPKTKRLGVRQGLEMLEHPKTEKLGVRQGLETEHPKTEKLGVRQGLETLEEHPKTKKLGVRQGLEILEHPKTEKLGVRQGLEMEHPKTEKLGVRQGLDTLEEHPKTKKLGVRQGLEILEHPKTEKLGVRQGLEMLEHPKTEKLGVRQGLETTEGRPKAKTLGVQPRLKTPEVLEGLESPGEHPTLEMLEEHPKTKRLGVRQGLEMLEHPKTEKLGVRQGLETEHPKTEKLGVRQGLETEHPKTEKLGVRQGLETLEEHPKTKKLGVRQGLEILEHPKTEKLGVRQGLEMLEHPKTEKLGVHQGLETLEHPKTEKVGVRQGLEMLEHPKTTKLGVHQGWETLEEHPTVETLGGRQGLEMTEGRPGLETSATQPETREKRPKPERLGVHQGLEMVEEHPKTERRPTAGGAPRGAGPPRGGASPQAPKVLRGRGGTPPCDAVG; the protein is encoded by the exons ATGGAGGCCCCGAGCGGAGCCACCGAGGGGACCCCGAAGGAGACGGCGGaag CCGGaccccccgccggccgcccctaCATCTGCAGCGAATGCGGCAAAGCCTTCGGCCAGTGGTCGAAGCTGGAGCGTCACCGGCGGAGCCACACGGGCGAACGCCCCAACGCCTGCGGCGAGTGCGGCAAACGCTTCGCCCAACGCTCCCACCTGGCCCAGCACCTCCGGACCCACACCGGCGAGCGGCCCTACAAATGCGGCGACTGCGGCAAAGCCTTCGGCTGGAGCTCCAACCTGGCCCAGCACCGCCGGACCCACACCGGCGAGCGGCCTTACGCCTGCGCCGAATGCGGCAAAGCCTTCAGCCAAAGCACCAACCTGGTGAAACACCAGCGCGCCCACGCCGGCGAGCGACCCTACGCCTGCGGCCAGTGCCGGAAAGCGTTTTACCGTAGCTCCGACCTCCTCCAACACCAAGCCAGCCACTCCGGCGAGCGACCCTACCGTTGCGGCCAATGCGGCAAGAGCTTCGCCCAACGCGCCAACCTCCTCAAGCACGGCAAGACCCACGGCGGCGAGAAGCCCTTCCGCTGCGGCGAGTGCGGCAAAGGCTTCGTCCAAAGCTCGGAGCTCATCCAGCACCAGCGCAGCCACAGCGGCGAGAAACCCTTCGCCTGCGGCGAGTGCGGCAAACGCTTCGGCCACGGGGCCACCTTGGCCAAACACCGGCGGTTGCACCTGGGCTTGCAGCCGCACCGCTGCGGGGAGTGCGGGCGAGCTTTCGGCTTACGCTCGGCGCTGGCGCGGCACCAGCGGGCCCACGGGGAGGAGCGACCCTTCGCCTGCGGCGAGTGCGGGCAAGCCTTCGCCCTCCGCTCCAACCTGGCCCTCCACCGGCGGACGCACGCCGGCGAGCGGCCCTACCGCTGCGGCGAATGCGGCAAGGCATTCGGCATGAGCTCCACCCTGGTGCGGCACCAACGCATCCACACCGGCGAGAAACCCTACGGCTGCGGGGAATGCGGCCGGGCTTTCGTCCGTAGCGCCCACCTGGAGCAGCACCGGCGGACCCACACCGGCGAGCGGCCCTACGGTTGCGCCCGTTGCGGCCGGCGCTTTAGCCAGAGCTCCAACCTCATCACCCACGAGCGGGTGCACCTGGAGGAGGCCCACGGGGCGGCGCAGGGGCGGACGAGTTTGGAGATGTCCGAGGGGCAACCGGGCTCGGAGGCGTCGGAGGGGCGGCCAAAGACCGCGGTGATGGAGGTTCAACCGAGTTTGGAGATGTCGGAGGTTCTACCAGGCTCGGAGACGCGGTCAAAGACCGCGGTGATGGAGGTTCGACCGAGTTTGGAGATGTCGGAGGTTCTACCAGGCTCGGAGATGCAGTCAAAGACCGCGGTGATGGAGGTTCGACCGAGTTTGGAGGTGTCGGAGGTTCTACCAGGCTCGGAGACGTGGTCAAAGACCGCGGCGATGGAGGTTCAACCGAGTTTGGAGATGTCGGAGGTTCTACCAGGCTCGGGGGGGTGGCCAAAGACCGCGGTGATGGAGGTTCGACCGAGTTTGGAGATGTCGGAGGTTCTACCAGGCTCGGAGACATTGGAGGGGTACCCAAAGACCGCGATGATGGAGGTTCGACCGAGTTTGGAGATGTCGGAGGGTCAACCGGGCTTGGAGACGTTGGAAGGGCGCCCAAAGACCAAGACTTTTGGGATGCAGCCAAGCGCGGACACATCGGAGGGTCAACCAGGCTTGGAGACGTCGGAGGTTCTACCGGGCTTGGAGACGTTGGAGGAGCACCCAAAGACCGAAAGACTTGGGGTGCGCCAAGGTTTGGAGACGTTGGAAGAGCACCCAAAGACCAAGAAACTTGGGGTGCGCCAAGGTTTGGAGACGACGGAAGGGCGCCCAAAGGCCAAGACGCTTGGCGTACAACCGCGTTTGAAGACGCCGGAGGTTCTGGAAGGTTTGGAGAGCCCCGGGGAGCACCCAACTTTAGAGATGTTGGGGGAGCACCCAAAGACCAAGAGACTTGGGGTGCGCCAAGGTTTGGAGATGTTGGAGCACCCAAAGACCGAGAAACTCGGGGTGCGCCAAGGTTTGGAGACGGAGCACCCAAAGACCGAGAAACTCGGGGTGCGCCAAGGTTTGGAGACATTGGAGGAGCACCCAAAGACCAAGAAACTTGGGGTGCGCCAAGGTTTGGAGATCTTGGAGCACCCAAAGACCGAGAAACTTGGGGTGCGCCAAGGTTTGGAGATGGAGCACCCAAAGACCGAGAAACTCGGGGTGCGCCAAGGTTTGGATACATTGGAGGAGCACCCAAAGACCAAGAAACTTGGGGTGCGCCAAGGTTTGGAGATCTTGGAGCACCCAAAGACCGAGAAACTTGGGGTGCGCCAAGGTTTGGAGATGTTGGAGCACCCAAAGACCGAGAAACTTGGGGTGCGCCAAGGTTTGGAGACAACGGAAGGGCGCCCAAAGGCCAAGACGCTTGGCGTACAACCGCGTTTGAAGACGCCGGAGGTTCTGGAAGGTTTGGAGAGCCCCGGGGAGCACCCAACTTTAGAGATGTTGGAGGAGCACCCAAAGACCAAGAGACTCGGGGTGCGCCAAGGTTTGGAGATGTTGGAGCACCCAAAGACCGAGAAACTCGGGGTGCGCCAAGGTTTGGAGACGGAGCACCCAAAGACCGAGAAACTCGGGGTGCGCCAAGGTTTGGAGACGGAGCACCCAAAGACCGAGAAACTCGGGGTGCGCCAAGGTTTGGAGACATTGGAGGAGCACCCAAAGACCAAGAAACTTGGGGTGCGCCAAGGTTTGGAGATCTTGGAGCACCCAAAGACCGAGAAACTTGGGGTGCGCCAAGGTTTGGAGATGTTGGAGCACCCAAAGACCGAGAAACTCGGGGTGCACCAAGGTTTGGAGACGTTGGAGCACCCAAAGACCGAGAAAGTTGGGGTGCGCCAAGGTTTGGAGATGTTGGAGCACCCAAAGACGACGAAACTTGGGGTTCACCAAGGTTGGGAGACGTTGGAAGAGCACCCAACGGTGGAGACGCTTGGAGGGCGTCAAGGCTTGGAGATGACGGAAGGTCGACCGGGTTTGGAGACGTCGGCAACTCAACCGGAGACGAGGGAGAAGCGCCCAAAGCCGGAGAGACTTGGGGTGCACCAAGGGTTGGAGATGGTGGAGGAGCACCCCAAGACCGAGAGGCGCCCAACTGCGGGGGGGGCACCCCGAGGTGCTGGACCCCCGAGGGGCGGAGCTTCTCCCCAGGCCCCGAAAGTCCTGAGGGGGCGGGGAGGGACCCCGCCCTGCGACGCCGTTGGCTGA
- the LOC142026044 gene encoding uncharacterized protein LOC142026044 isoform X7 — MEAPSGATEGTPKETAEAGPPAGRPYICSECGKAFGQWSKLERHRRSHTGERPNACGECGKRFAQRSHLAQHLRTHTGERPYKCGDCGKAFGWSSNLAQHRRTHTGERPYACAECGKAFSQSTNLVKHQRAHAGERPYACGQCRKAFYRSSDLLQHQASHSGERPYRCGQCGKSFAQRANLLKHGKTHGGEKPFRCGECGKGFVQSSELIQHQRSHSGEKPFACGECGKRFGHGATLAKHRRLHLGLQPHRCGECGRAFGLRSALARHQRAHGEERPFACGECGQAFALRSNLALHRRTHAGERPYRCGECGKAFGMSSTLVRHQRIHTGEKPYGCGECGRAFVRSAHLEQHRRTHTGERPYGCARCGRRFSQSSNLITHERVHLEEAHGAAQGRTSLEMSEGQPGSEASEGRPKTAVMEVQPSLEMSEVLPGSETRSKTAVMEVRPSLEMSEVLPGSEMQSKTAVMEVRPSLEVSEVLPGSETWSKTAAMEVQPSLEMSEVLPGSGGWPKTAVMEVRPSLEMSEVLPGSETLEGYPKTAMMEVRPSLEMSEGQPGLETLEGRPKTKTFGMQPSADTSEGQPGLETSEVLPGLETLEEHPKTERLGVRQGLETLEEHPKTKKLGVRQGLETTEGRPKAKTLGVQPRLKTPEVLEGLESPGEHPTLEMLGEHPKTKRLGVRQGLEMLEHPKTEKLGVRQGLETEHPKTEKLGVRQGLETLEEHPKTKKLGVRQGLEILEHPKTEKLGVRQGLEMEHPKTEKLGVRQGLDTLEEHPKTKKLGVRQGLEILEHPKTEKLGVRQGLEMLEHPKTEKLGVRQGLETTEGRPKAKTLGVQPRLKTPEVLEGLESPGEHPTLEMLEEHPKTKRLGVRQGLEMLEHPKTEKLGVRQGLEILEHPKTEKLGVRQGLEMLEHPKTEKLGVHQGLETLEHPKTEKVGVRQGLEMLEHPKTTKLGVHQGWETLEEHPTVETLGGRQGLEMTEGRPGLETSATQPETREKRPKPERLGVHQGLEMVEEHPKTERRPTAGGAPRGAGPPRGGASPQAPKVLRGRGGTPPCDAVG; from the exons ATGGAGGCCCCGAGCGGAGCCACCGAGGGGACCCCGAAGGAGACGGCGGaag CCGGaccccccgccggccgcccctaCATCTGCAGCGAATGCGGCAAAGCCTTCGGCCAGTGGTCGAAGCTGGAGCGTCACCGGCGGAGCCACACGGGCGAACGCCCCAACGCCTGCGGCGAGTGCGGCAAACGCTTCGCCCAACGCTCCCACCTGGCCCAGCACCTCCGGACCCACACCGGCGAGCGGCCCTACAAATGCGGCGACTGCGGCAAAGCCTTCGGCTGGAGCTCCAACCTGGCCCAGCACCGCCGGACCCACACCGGCGAGCGGCCTTACGCCTGCGCCGAATGCGGCAAAGCCTTCAGCCAAAGCACCAACCTGGTGAAACACCAGCGCGCCCACGCCGGCGAGCGACCCTACGCCTGCGGCCAGTGCCGGAAAGCGTTTTACCGTAGCTCCGACCTCCTCCAACACCAAGCCAGCCACTCCGGCGAGCGACCCTACCGTTGCGGCCAATGCGGCAAGAGCTTCGCCCAACGCGCCAACCTCCTCAAGCACGGCAAGACCCACGGCGGCGAGAAGCCCTTCCGCTGCGGCGAGTGCGGCAAAGGCTTCGTCCAAAGCTCGGAGCTCATCCAGCACCAGCGCAGCCACAGCGGCGAGAAACCCTTCGCCTGCGGCGAGTGCGGCAAACGCTTCGGCCACGGGGCCACCTTGGCCAAACACCGGCGGTTGCACCTGGGCTTGCAGCCGCACCGCTGCGGGGAGTGCGGGCGAGCTTTCGGCTTACGCTCGGCGCTGGCGCGGCACCAGCGGGCCCACGGGGAGGAGCGACCCTTCGCCTGCGGCGAGTGCGGGCAAGCCTTCGCCCTCCGCTCCAACCTGGCCCTCCACCGGCGGACGCACGCCGGCGAGCGGCCCTACCGCTGCGGCGAATGCGGCAAGGCATTCGGCATGAGCTCCACCCTGGTGCGGCACCAACGCATCCACACCGGCGAGAAACCCTACGGCTGCGGGGAATGCGGCCGGGCTTTCGTCCGTAGCGCCCACCTGGAGCAGCACCGGCGGACCCACACCGGCGAGCGGCCCTACGGTTGCGCCCGTTGCGGCCGGCGCTTTAGCCAGAGCTCCAACCTCATCACCCACGAGCGGGTGCACCTGGAGGAGGCCCACGGGGCGGCGCAGGGGCGGACGAGTTTGGAGATGTCCGAGGGGCAACCGGGCTCGGAGGCGTCGGAGGGGCGGCCAAAGACCGCGGTGATGGAGGTTCAACCGAGTTTGGAGATGTCGGAGGTTCTACCAGGCTCGGAGACGCGGTCAAAGACCGCGGTGATGGAGGTTCGACCGAGTTTGGAGATGTCGGAGGTTCTACCAGGCTCGGAGATGCAGTCAAAGACCGCGGTGATGGAGGTTCGACCGAGTTTGGAGGTGTCGGAGGTTCTACCAGGCTCGGAGACGTGGTCAAAGACCGCGGCGATGGAGGTTCAACCGAGTTTGGAGATGTCGGAGGTTCTACCAGGCTCGGGGGGGTGGCCAAAGACCGCGGTGATGGAGGTTCGACCGAGTTTGGAGATGTCGGAGGTTCTACCAGGCTCGGAGACATTGGAGGGGTACCCAAAGACCGCGATGATGGAGGTTCGACCGAGTTTGGAGATGTCGGAGGGTCAACCGGGCTTGGAGACGTTGGAAGGGCGCCCAAAGACCAAGACTTTTGGGATGCAGCCAAGCGCGGACACATCGGAGGGTCAACCAGGCTTGGAGACGTCGGAGGTTCTACCGGGCTTGGAGACGTTGGAGGAGCACCCAAAGACCGAAAGACTTGGGGTGCGCCAAGGTTTGGAGACGTTGGAAGAGCACCCAAAGACCAAGAAACTTGGGGTGCGCCAAGGTTTGGAGACGACGGAAGGGCGCCCAAAGGCCAAGACGCTTGGCGTACAACCGCGTTTGAAGACGCCGGAGGTTCTGGAAGGTTTGGAGAGCCCCGGGGAGCACCCAACTTTAGAGATGTTGGGGGAGCACCCAAAGACCAAGAGACTTGGGGTGCGCCAAGGTTTGGAGATGTTGGAGCACCCAAAGACCGAGAAACTCGGGGTGCGCCAAGGTTTGGAGACGGAGCACCCAAAGACCGAGAAACTCGGGGTGCGCCAAGGTTTGGAGACATTGGAGGAGCACCCAAAGACCAAGAAACTTGGGGTGCGCCAAGGTTTGGAGATCTTGGAGCACCCAAAGACCGAGAAACTTGGGGTGCGCCAAGGTTTGGAGATGGAGCACCCAAAGACCGAGAAACTCGGGGTGCGCCAAGGTTTGGATACATTGGAGGAGCACCCAAAGACCAAGAAACTTGGGGTGCGCCAAGGTTTGGAGATCTTGGAGCACCCAAAGACCGAGAAACTTGGGGTGCGCCAAGGTTTGGAGATGTTGGAGCACCCAAAGACCGAGAAACTTGGGGTGCGCCAAGGTTTGGAGACAACGGAAGGGCGCCCAAAGGCCAAGACGCTTGGCGTACAACCGCGTTTGAAGACGCCGGAGGTTCTGGAAGGTTTGGAGAGCCCCGGGGAGCACCCAACTTTAGAGATGTTGGAGGAGCACCCAAAGACCAAGAGACTCGGGGTGCGCCAAGGTTTGGAGATGTTGGAGCACCCAAAGACCGAGAAACTCGGGGTGCGCCAAG GTTTGGAGATCTTGGAGCACCCAAAGACCGAGAAACTTGGGGTGCGCCAAGGTTTGGAGATGTTGGAGCACCCAAAGACCGAGAAACTCGGGGTGCACCAAGGTTTGGAGACGTTGGAGCACCCAAAGACCGAGAAAGTTGGGGTGCGCCAAGGTTTGGAGATGTTGGAGCACCCAAAGACGACGAAACTTGGGGTTCACCAAGGTTGGGAGACGTTGGAAGAGCACCCAACGGTGGAGACGCTTGGAGGGCGTCAAGGCTTGGAGATGACGGAAGGTCGACCGGGTTTGGAGACGTCGGCAACTCAACCGGAGACGAGGGAGAAGCGCCCAAAGCCGGAGAGACTTGGGGTGCACCAAGGGTTGGAGATGGTGGAGGAGCACCCCAAGACCGAGAGGCGCCCAACTGCGGGGGGGGCACCCCGAGGTGCTGGACCCCCGAGGGGCGGAGCTTCTCCCCAGGCCCCGAAAGTCCTGAGGGGGCGGGGAGGGACCCCGCCCTGCGACGCCGTTGGCTGA